In the genome of Gammaproteobacteria bacterium, the window CGACACGCCCAGGTCCAGCAGGATGCCGTTCACGCACCCGGCTATACCCCCTTCCCGCGCCAGTTGCCCTAACATGGCAAACGTGCCTCGTTGAATATGGAAGCGGGCGTCCCGCCCGAATCGTTCCTGCGCGACCCGCACCGCATCCGGGTCCTTGTCCATTGCGTACAAACGCCCGACCGGACCGAGGCGTTCCAACAGCGCTGCGGCATGGCCGCCACGGCCGAAGGTGCCGTCGATGTAGATGCCATCGGGCTGCACCGCCAATCCATCCAAGGCCTCCTCGAGAAGCACCGGACGATGCGCTTGGCTCGGCGTCATGGGAGGACTACAGAATCAGATTCTGCAGCGTATCCGGCGTACCGGCTTCGTCACCGTCCACCGCCACCCAGTCGTCGCGGATCGCGCCCCAGGCCTCTTCATTCCAGATCTCGAACTTCCGCCCCAGTGCGACCAGCTCCACCCGTTTGCCGAGCTTGGCGAACTCGCGCAGGCGCGGCGGGATCAGGATGCGGCCGTGGCTGTCAACGTCGGTCTCAGTGGCGTGGCCGAGCAGCATGCGCTGCAGGCGGCGGGTCTGGATGTTCTGGTTGGGCAGGCGCATCAGCTCACGCTCGATGTCTTCCCAGGTGGGGATGGGATACAACAGCAGGCAGCCGTCGTCATGGACGGTCAGCACCATATGGCCACCACAGCTCTCCTCCAGGTCCCCGCGGTACCGGGTGGGGAGCGCCATGCGGCCCTTGGCATCGAGATTGACGGTGTTGCCACCCCTGAACAAAAATACCCCCCGGCCCCGCCTGAATTACCATTTATTTCCACTTTCCCCCACTTGGCGACACTATAGGAACCACCTGCCCAC includes:
- the mraZ gene encoding division/cell wall cluster transcriptional repressor MraZ; protein product: MFRGGNTVNLDAKGRMALPTRYRGDLEESCGGHMVLTVHDDGCLLLYPIPTWEDIERELMRLPNQNIQTRRLQRMLLGHATETDVDSHGRILIPPRLREFAKLGKRVELVALGRKFEIWNEEAWGAIRDDWVAVDGDEAGTPDTLQNLIL